Proteins from a genomic interval of Pseudomonas silesiensis:
- a CDS encoding substrate-binding periplasmic protein, translating to MRLALGAWLLMSLSAAGAEMPLRFVVPDSWAMPMIQLERGRPTQGILHDVMVSLATQVGVPAEFHVLPRARVQNAMEHGEVDVRCYAAQSWQPNQSCDYIWSIPLWTQPDVLISRPAPFILVVPAQLPRQSIGTVHGYSYPTLQPLFDTGRLLREDARNQEQVLEKLQAGRYRYAVSNQWTLDWFNQRLLPDRQLQGVAVLQVQSVGCYVRNDPKVPVQRILRTLLQMKMSGEIDDIIRLYVGGEPAKP from the coding sequence ATGCGGCTTGCCTTGGGGGCATGGCTCTTGATGAGCCTGAGTGCGGCGGGCGCCGAAATGCCGCTGCGCTTCGTGGTGCCCGACAGTTGGGCAATGCCGATGATCCAACTGGAACGCGGCCGCCCGACCCAGGGCATTCTGCACGACGTGATGGTCAGCCTGGCGACCCAGGTCGGGGTACCGGCCGAATTTCACGTATTGCCCCGGGCACGGGTGCAAAATGCCATGGAACACGGCGAAGTCGACGTCCGCTGCTATGCGGCGCAGTCCTGGCAGCCGAATCAGTCCTGCGACTACATCTGGAGCATCCCGCTCTGGACCCAGCCCGACGTGCTGATCAGCCGGCCCGCCCCATTCATCCTCGTGGTGCCGGCGCAGTTGCCACGACAATCCATCGGCACGGTCCATGGCTACAGCTACCCGACCCTGCAACCGCTGTTCGACACAGGCCGGCTGCTGCGCGAAGACGCGCGCAATCAGGAACAGGTGCTGGAAAAACTGCAGGCCGGACGCTATCGCTATGCCGTGAGCAACCAATGGACCCTGGACTGGTTCAATCAGCGTCTGTTGCCCGATCGGCAATTGCAGGGCGTGGCGGTGCTACAGGTGCAGAGTGTCGGTTGCTACGTGCGCAATGATCCGAAAGTGCCTGTGCAGCGCATTTTGCGCACGTTGTTGCAGATGAAAATGTCCGGGGAGATCGATGACATTATCCGGCTTTATGTCGGTGGCGAGCCTGCAAAACCTTGA